The Synchiropus splendidus isolate RoL2022-P1 chromosome 5, RoL_Sspl_1.0, whole genome shotgun sequence DNA window TCAGCAACCTCATGGATTGAATGAGTGAGATTCACTGTTGCACTCTCTGGAATTTCAACATGGAGCTCTAACGTGCCATTGTTCACACTTCCGTTGTCAGTGGAAAGGGACTTTGACGCAGTGTGCAGAGCAGATGTGTCAGTGGGCAGGTTCAGGTCATGAGTAACATTCGCAGGATGACCACTAGCAGTTATACTGGCTGCAAGTCTTTCATCAGATTCTAAAGAACGCCTGGCATTTTCTGGACCACAATCCACAAATAAGTCTTGAGTTACTTCCAgtcttttttcatcatttcccTCCGTTTTCTCCATCAATGATTTATCAGCGATTGAGTTGTCTCTGGTTACACTACCAGTTAAAATACTTGACATTTCTTCAGTGGAATTTTGACTGGGAATGTCCGCCCCCCCTTCAGCAGCGGTTTGCTCAAACGAAAGTCCACTTTTCTCCAAGCCGTGCTGATGTGAAAACTCCTGGGTTAACTCCAACAATTGCTGTTTCTCACCTGGCGAGAGTCTACAAGATCCCTCTACATTTAGGGTAGCATTGGGACTCATGTTGTTTAGGTTAACATCAACAACCTGCTCCTCTGTTATCATTTTCCTTGCTGAGACTGGAGTCTGTGGACTGTGGTCTGAGTGTGGCGATTCGATTCTGGAAAGGGCCATCGTAGAATTACATGTCAATTCTAGAAGAGGAATCTCTGGATCAATTTCATACCATTTCGCAGAAGCCTGAGAACCACTGCTGACCGACTTTGGAGCTACTGCACCACTGTtcccaaaagaaaataaagtcatacCCTGAACACCGTTATTTGCATTTCTCTGAGGTTCATTTGAATGGCGCGGCTTCCCAATGTTCAAGAACTTCACAATCGGGGTCAATGCAGAGTGGAAGCCGGATATGCGGGAGTTCTGACTCCGTCCATCACAGCTCGGTGTGCTCTGGACTGGACTTTTCCcatatttttccatattttgttGCACCTCCTCCAACTGAACAATGGTAAATCCATGTGGAATATTTTCGTCCATCTCTTCACAGTCTTGAACGAGACATGGGGTCTTGGTCGTGGATTTATTCGACATCTTTGGAAGTAGTTGTCCTCCAGTAAGTGTAACTTTATCGAAGGCAGAGTTCACCCGGCTTCACATTTTATTATACCTCAGGATGACTGTCCTCTGCGGAGTGAAGACGTCAAACATTACAAAAGTGTTGacataataaataaactaaaatcaAACAATGCTTCGGAGCTAATAATGTAATACAATGTTAAATAGTGTGCTGAGACAAAACGGTGGGCATGTAACTCTCTTCAACAACGCAAACGTGTTTTCGTTCATGACGTTCCAGAGAGTCAACACATACATTCTCAAAACATACCCAGGACTGCATTTAATGTAAAATGTCTTAGTTTAAAAAAGTGTAGCTAAAGCATTTTCtcggaaaaaaagggaaaagatCATATGACGATCGGCACCGTTCAGACAGACGTTTTCAGAAATACGTTGACTGACTGAGAATCGGATGACGGTCCTCAACCGACACCGTGTTATTGCTGTAACGCTTTCGGCGATACGCTGTAGCCGCGATCAGAAAGCTTTTCTCGGGGACGCGCTATTGCTGTAGCCTAACTTCAGTGTGGTGGAGACGTTCTAACCATCTACCTAGGATGAACAGTGACATCAGTCAAAAGCTAACCGTTTGTTAACAAAGTCGACACAAAGGAAAGACTTACCCAAGAGTAGATATACAGAACTATATGTCCATCGAAAAGAACACAGAGTCCTTCTTCACAGCCTAAATGTTGTTTTCTAAAAAGGCAAAGGGACCAAATAAGTTGTGACACAGAGATTCAACGTCGCTTAGGTTTTAAAGTCAGTAGTTACTTCTCACCCACCAATCACAGCGGAGAGAAATTTCTTCGTAAATTTGAACCCGACTGTTGTTTTACTTGCACTGCCCTCTAACGTCCCGGCAGACCACAGTGCTATTGCGTGACTTATTACTTATATCGATACCATTCCACTCTATTGATTTCAATATAGATTATCTGTATTTTTTAACCTCCTAACATCTAAAGAGTTTGTCAATTAATTTCTTTagtgaatgaattaaaaaaaagatcaattaAAGCGAGAtcaacaattatttttatttagaattgCAATCTGTATTATTCATCACAAGGACACATTATTTACAACCATTTCCCCActacttttttgggggggggaaaATGGGAACTTTCCCACATCAGCTGCACAACAACAGGAGAttatatactgtacatcatTACATCCTACAGACCATGTGGGAAACAATGGattcataacaataaataatgaagTAATAAAATTAGGTGCTGCAGGGGCTCTTCATACAATGTGGGAAAAGTATGGATTTTCTCTGTGGGACCTAGAAAAGTGCGaatgatttggaaaaaaaacaaacaaaacattgaaagtACTGCATAACTCTGCTTACAAGGTCGTTTGAATTAAGACACATTTTCTTATCACACAGGTGACATGAAGATATATACTTTATAAACATGAGCGGTTGAAGGAAGAACCATAGAAAAATATGCCCTAATACATTTTATGTCCTTAGTCATCAGTAGTTTTCTTCAGTTTGTTCTTGAGCTCAGCCATAAGAGGATTTCcaaatctgaaaacaaaattaGATTCATTGTGAAAAATACTGCGAAAATATAAGATAATGTTATTTACCCTGACTGTCTTGGTGGGAGccattttggagtttgtttaGCATCCTTTTTTCCATCGCTCTTTTCTTCGTCCACTGCGCCCTGGTGATTTTCCAACATTTGATTAAAACATGCTGTAGGGAACAGAATCATGCtacttcttgttttctttttcagttccATGTGCACCGTGTATGATAAACACCTTTTGTCTTGCAGCAATTTAACAGATGGATGCACAATTGCCAGCATGCAACCCAGAAGAAGTTGACCATGCAGTATGCCTGTCAGTCTCTctctcatttatatatatatatatatatatatatatatatatatatatatatatatatatatatatatatgccctgGTAAAGCTTAGATTATACACACCTGTGAGGTGGTGTCATCATCCACTGTCCTCTTGGTTGTTTTTAATCCCTGAAACCCACCTCCAAGTCctttaaaaaatgttataaTTTCACAACATTGATACAGGACACgaaggacaaaagaaaaaaactcaccCGGAAGTTTTACTGTCAAGGCCTTACCCAGTGCTGGTATGCCCGTCCCCAGCGCTGGTTGAACAGGTAAAGGGGTCACAGAGGGCATGTTTATAAGCGAGCGAGGATTCTTTGGTGGTCTCACATTTGGGTTTTTCACAGCAATTCTACACTTTTGTGCAACAAAATCCAAAGCAGCACCATCTACCTGCAATAATATGAATTATAGTTACAAATATATAGATACTATAGTTGAAACAGTAGAAGTTCTGACCTCCAGTGGGgagtcatcttttatttcttgaTCACCCTGCTCTTGTTGAGATGACATCTCTGAGACGTTGACAGAAGAACCTGCGTCTACTTTGTCAACTGCTTCACGATTTCCAGTTGAAATGAAATCCACAATCTCTTTGCCTCCCGAGTCCTGCAGGCATAACTGTGATGTTGCCGAAGAAGCGTCACTGTCTAGAATAGATGCTACTGATTTCCCCTCAAACAGATTTTCATTCCCTTCTTTGCTTGATGACTGCTTCACTCCTGTGTCTTTCTCAGGCTCCTCAGTCAGGGCAGCACAACTCCACAGGTCTTCAATCTCTTCATCAGTCAAATCCTGTTGTCGAAGCATTGTGGCACAAGTGTCTTCACAAGTCGCATAAGAGTCAAGCTTTGCCTTTTCATCCGTACAATAAACTCTCAGTGAACCATTAAAGTCTATGGACATGTCATCGTTCGACCCCAGTGCATCTTCAGGTTCGGGGTTCTTCGACAGAACTGTGTTTGCCAACAGCTCGGCCTCTCTCTCTGACACAAGGTGTTCTGCTCCCAGGATTCCTTCGTTTCTTTTATCATCAGCAGCCTCCACATCGTAACCACAGTTGATTTCCTCCATGTCAATCCCTGCATCTTGAATATCAACAACACACTCTGTCATGCTCTTTAGGTGTGGCTCAACTACAAACTCAGTCATGTCGTCTTGTAGACTTGAAGCACCACTGCTGTTCTGTTCAGATGTCACGGATGGCACCTCCTCATCTCCACCCTCAGTATCTTCGGTGCAATATTTTTCAAACGTATCAGCAGTCGGCTCAGTCCCGGGTGAAGCTGATTCCATTCCGATGAGTTGACTTGTACTCCTAGTTGGGTCCGACAATATCTCACGTGCCTCTTGGACAGTATCACACACAGCGATCATCCCGGTGCACACAATCTCACCACAGGAATTCTTGCTCTCATCTGCGCGATCAAAGGTTGAGTCTGCTCTGTGGTTTGGGTCTtttgcaaacacacactcacctccagTCTTGCTACTGTTCTCCACCTCTTCGGGTAACTGGATTTCCTTGCCTTCATCTCCTGCTTCCAGGAACCATTGTGCTGTATTTTCATTTAGCTCAGACTCATTGTTGAGCTCAGGAAGTGCCCCCTCATATACAGTAGCATTTAACTCCTGGGACTCGATCAAATGGCCTTCAGACTGACCTCTGGGAGTCTCCGGGCCGGCTTCCTGTCCAGCCTCACCTTCAAGCTTCACTGGTATTGTCAGGATCGAGCTTGTGGTTTCCATGTCACCTTCTTTGTTTGCTCTCTCCTCGTCCACGTCCAATAAAGCATCAGGAAATGAATCAGATTTTCCTTCATCAAGCTTATTGTTGTTGCCATTAAAGTCAACACTAGTTTTCAGGACTGGAGCTGAGTACAACTGCTTAACGTGTGCGTCTTCTTCCTGTCCTGCTACTGCTAGTGTATGTGGTGTCTCAGTTCTGAGCTCCTCCAGTTTTGATGCTTCACTGACCATCAGGctgtcagcctcctcctccagataAGCAACCTCTTCTTGTGTTTTCCCATCATCAACTTGGTGACTTAAGAAAGTGCCCATGTCCAAATTTTCTTTTGCTTCCAAGTTGATTTGTAGGCACTTGGGGTTATGCTCAACTTCCAAATCTTTGTCGTCGACGCTCTCAGGACGGTCTACATCTGTTTCCTCAGACTGCAATGAAGCCTGCTCCCTCTTGTTTGTGACAGTTTTTTCAAGTTGTTTGGCCCTTGTGTCCTGACAGACTGACTGATCTGAGTCGGACACAGCGATGTCTGGTTTCAGGCATTTGCGATCTGTACTGAGCGAACCTGCATCAACACTTTCCGGTTGAGAGGACAATGATGCCTGACTTGCCTCAACTTCATTAAATTCTTTGTTCCCGTCACTTCCGGCCAGTAGAGTTTGCAGCAGCAAATGTTCTCTCTCCGCCACCAAGTCATTGGTCTCATTGTCACCATCACTGGCAACAAGTGGATCTGAAGCTGAAACATTAGACTCGGGCTCGTAGCTATCCTCTCTTTGGGGGTCTTCTTGTTCCTCATGATTCTCAAATTCTTTGGGGGCGCCAGGATCACTGTTGATGGGGTTATTGGATTCTGCCCTCAGGAATCTGCTCACAGCGCCAGTTATATAGTACTGAGgtaaggagaggagagaaataGTCAGGGGGACTTTTCTGTTAAACATTGTAGCAAAGCAAAATGGTCATTTTGGATTACACGCAAATGTATTTTGGAATAATCAATCGATCAACCAACTGGTTTCAGGGATTCAATATTCAATGCATGAAAAAAGCCATGTACTGGGTGTTTATCTGCATGCGAAGACAAGTATAGGATGTAAAGAGGCGGTGGTTGTTGGTGGTAAGCTTATGCAGTTGGGGGTCAGTTGGTCCAGACGTTGGTCATTTGCACGATACTTACCATGACGTTCCTCCATAAGATCATCTTTTCATTATCAACTATCAAGTCTAGTCTTGTTTTCTTCAGCTAAAAACGATCTCTGAAATCAATCCCATACTCTCACATGTGGACTTAGAAAAACTAATGTGTTCATATTTCCAGCCTGGACTACTACCACTgtaactctctcctcactggcatcaacaagacaTCTCACCTTCTACACCTCCAGctggttcagaactcagcagcGAGGCTTCTAACTGGCTCCAACAGGCGTCAGCACATTACTCCAGTGTTAGCTGGTCTGTTCCGTTAAGAATTGACTTTGaagattttaatgaaaataaaaaaaactttaaaaaaaaaaccgttaaaaaacaacaacaatattttatGTTAGTATTGAACCTGAGATTTAACTGAATCTTCATAAGGGTTACACATTCTGAACAATTTCTCGTCACACTAATTTCCCTATGGTTTctcaaaatattaaattaatataTGTTGTGTCCTgtaatggactggtgacctgtccagggtgttttTCTGCCTCCCGCCGATTAAGCACTGGTTAAGTAAAGATGTATTTTAACacagaaacaagacaaacaagacACTGCTCTGTGTTTGAGGTAAAATATTTGGTTTGTGTGAGTCTTTCAAGACAGCCAGAGTGAACAGTGACTAATAGAGGAACAAtcactgtgagaaaaaaagtaaagatTCACAGTGCaactaaaaaagaaaactacaGTGTAGTCTTGTAAACAGAAAGTTGATGTCAAAAGAGGGAGCCctgagagacaaaaaaaaagtataggaGTTGTATTTCTGTTGTATACATGGCAGTACTTCATAGATTGATAGGTTTTCTGTGgaagctgaagaaaaataaacaagtttgTTGCAGCCACGgctttatagaaaaaaaaaaccaaaaaaaagcaaactagGGTGGACTTCCTCATTTGGCAAAGGATTGTGAAATGTTTCCTGTTTCACCAGATTAATTTGACACTCACCCTTTTGTTTATGTGCAGCACCTCACAAGCACGGTCAGTGTGCCAACAGTGTTGGAAGCCAATAGATGAGTAAAATTAGATAGTAATTTTACTTGACTTTGGATGACgcacaaacaaacaggaaagGTGAAGTTGTGGTCGTAATTAACAAACCCACAAGCTGAACAAAGAACTGCAGACGTGCTTTCGTGAATGTTATGTGAAGGTGCTTTATTTTGCAGTTCCCTTTAATTATACTTCACATTCTGAACTGGTCCTTAAAAGCAGGTTGTTGTTCAGGGGACACAGACCAACAACCTGTCGTTTTCTTCAAAGACATGTACAGTTGTGTCATAGATCTGGCCTTTATTTAGCGACATGTTAAAGGCAAGCGGGATAGCTGtacatgcctgtgtgtgtgtttaagcatatctgtcCTAAATTGTGGTTCATAGCTGAGCAATCTGTCATCTGTCATGAGACCCGCCTTTGTGCACAGAGGAAGTTTTGGCATCTTACAATGCGCAACGTTAGGGAGGAACACAATTCAGGATGTGGATAAGATCAACCATGTTGATGAGACTGGGCTGTAGAGTTGCAATGAAATAGTTTGTGCCAATGATTTCTTAGAGCAATGGAGAAAGACATGCAACCATCACAGGCAGCAGTGAATAAAAATAGCATACACACACCTGAAAAAGTTTTAACTGATCACAACTGTTGCAAACATGAGGCGCTCACCCAGACGGTCCAGAACGTTCCCTCGGCTCTGGACAATGGATCCATGTTGAACTTCCCGCTTGTTAATTCTTCCACCACCTGGAGGTGATTTCTACTTAATGGTCAAGCCTGACAGAGGGGCAAAACTCCCACACTCACTTACTCTCGTCTCAGCTGACGGTGACTCAGTTCCTGCTTCATCATTTGAGG harbors:
- the si:ch211-136m16.8 gene encoding uncharacterized protein si:ch211-136m16.8 isoform X1; amino-acid sequence: MDPLSRAEGTFWTVWYYITGAVSRFLRAESNNPINSDPGAPKEFENHEEQEDPQREDSYEPESNVSASDPLVASDGDNETNDLVAEREHLLLQTLLAGSDGNKEFNEVEASQASLSSQPESVDAGSLSTDRKCLKPDIAVSDSDQSVCQDTRAKQLEKTVTNKREQASLQSEETDVDRPESVDDKDLEVEHNPKCLQINLEAKENLDMGTFLSHQVDDGKTQEEVAYLEEEADSLMVSEASKLEELRTETPHTLAVAGQEEDAHVKQLYSAPVLKTSVDFNGNNNKLDEGKSDSFPDALLDVDEERANKEGDMETTSSILTIPVKLEGEAGQEAGPETPRGQSEGHLIESQELNATVYEGALPELNNESELNENTAQWFLEAGDEGKEIQLPEEVENSSKTGGECVFAKDPNHRADSTFDRADESKNSCGEIVCTGMIAVCDTVQEAREILSDPTRSTSQLIGMESASPGTEPTADTFEKYCTEDTEGGDEEVPSVTSEQNSSGASSLQDDMTEFVVEPHLKSMTECVVDIQDAGIDMEEINCGYDVEAADDKRNEGILGAEHLVSEREAELLANTVLSKNPEPEDALGSNDDMSIDFNGSLRVYCTDEKAKLDSYATCEDTCATMLRQQDLTDEEIEDLWSCAALTEEPEKDTGVKQSSSKEGNENLFEGKSVASILDSDASSATSQLCLQDSGGKEIVDFISTGNREAVDKVDAGSSVNVSEMSSQQEQGDQEIKDDSPLEVDGAALDFVAQKCRIAVKNPNVRPPKNPRSLINMPSVTPLPVQPALGTGIPALGKALTVKLPGLGGGFQGLKTTKRTVDDDTTSQGAVDEEKSDGKKDAKQTPKWLPPRQSGFGNPLMAELKNKLKKTTDD
- the si:ch211-136m16.8 gene encoding uncharacterized protein si:ch211-136m16.8 isoform X2, whose product is MDPLSRAEGTFWTVWYYITGAVSRFLRAESNNPINSDPGAPKEFENHEEQEDPQREDSYEPESNVSASDPLVASDGDNETNDLVAEREHLLLQTLLAGSDGNKEFNEVEASQASLSSQPESVDAGSLSTDRKCLKPDIAVSDSDQSVCQDTRAKQLEKTVTNKREQASLQSEETDVDRPESVDDKDLEVEHNPKCLQINLEAKENLDMGTFLSHQVDDGKTQEEVAYLEEEADSLMVSEASKLEELRTETPHTLAVAGQEEDAHVKQLYSAPVLKTSVDFNGNNNKLDEGKSDSFPDALLDVDEERANKEGDMETTSSILTIPVKLEGEAGQEAGPETPRGQSEGHLIESQELNATVYEGALPELNNESELNENTAQWFLEAGDEGKEIQLPEEVENSSKTGGECVFAKDPNHRADSTFDRADESKNSCGEIVCTGMIAVCDTVQEAREILSDPTRSTSQLIGMESASPGTEPTADTFEKYCTEDTEGGDEEVPSVTSEQNSSGASSLQDDMTEFVVEPHLKSMTECVVDIQDAGIDMEEINCGYDVEAADDKRNEGILGAEHLVSEREAELLANTVLSKNPEPEDALGSNDDMSIDFNGSLRVYCTDEKAKLDSYATCEDTCATMLRQQDLTDEEIEDLWSCAALTEEPEKDTGVKQSSSKEGNENLFEGKSVASILDSDASSATSQLCLQDSGGKEIVDFISTGNREAVDKVDAGSSVNVSEMSSQQEQGDQEIKDDSPLEVDGAALDFVAQKCRIAVKNPNVRPPKNPRSLINMPSVTPLPVQPALGTGIPALGKALTVKLPGLGGGFQGLKTTKRTVDDDTTSQGAVDEEKSDGKKDAKQTPKWLPPRQFGNPLMAELKNKLKKTTDD